The window CCTCTGGCGCAGCAGCCTGCGTGTTGAGGCCGACGGACGACCACATCTGCAGGAACAGGCGATAGAGGCCGACTCGCGGGCCGAACTCGCGCGGGAAGGTGCTGGGGTCGGCGATCAGCGCTTCCAGCGAAGCGACGACGTAAGCGTCGCCGCTTGCCTGCGTGCCGCTCAACGCCCGCGCGAACCGCCGCAGGTACGGCAAATGCGGCGCAATTTCAGTGGCGATCGACATCGTGCTATCCCCCAGAGCCCGTTCCGATCAGCTGCCTGTGCAAGCGGATCGGAACGGGCTCCAACCAAAAAGTGAGAGACGGATTCACCGATCGGATTGGTCCAATCTGATCGGATCCGGCTCCAGTCAAAGTTGGCGGAGAAGAGCACCCAAGTCACTGTTATGACAAGAAAAATATTTTTTGTTCCCGGCGGAACCTTTTTCGTTCCGCCTCGTTATTGGGCCGAATGAAGTGCGTTTCGGGGCAGTCGCGTGCAAGCGTGTCAACGGGCGTGCGACACGTGGAAAGGCGTGATCGACAAAAATGTCGGCGCGTCGATGGAGCGAGGGATCATGAATCTGATGAATGCCGATCCGCCCGAGGCGGCCCGAGCCGAAACCGACGAGGACGTGGTGCTCGATCCGCGGGTGCAGGAATCGATCGGCCGATCTCTCAAGGCTCATTATGAGGACCTCGTCACGGCGCCGATCCCGGATCGCTTCCTGGCCTTGCTGGCCCAGCTCGAGGCGACCGAGCGACGCCTGAGCACCGAGGATGGTGCCAATGAGCGCAGCTGACTTCAAGGAAGGGCTGATCGCCGAAATCCCGAACCTGCGTGCCTTCGCCGCGTCGCTGTCGGGGTCGATGCAGCTTGCCGACGATCTGGTCCAGGACACTCTGCTCAAGGCCTGGGGCAATGCCGAAAAGTTCCAGCCCGGCACCAGTCTGCGGGCCTGGCTCTTCACCATCCTGCGCAACACCTATTATTCGCTCTACCGCAAGCGCGGACGCGAGGTGCAGGACAGCGACGGCACCTATGCTGACCGGCTCGCCACCCATGGCAACCAGGAGAGCCATCTCGACCTCGCCGATTTCCGCAAGGCGCTGGCCAAGCTGCCTGAAGAACAGCGCGAGGTGCTGATCATGGTCGGCGCCACCGGGCTTTCCTACGAGGAGACGGCTGAGATCTGCGGCGTCGCCATCGGTACAATCAAGAGTCGCGTCAACCGGGCGCGCGCCAAGCTGGCGGAGCTTCTGTCCATCGGCGGCGTCGACGATCTCGGCCCCGATCGCCGGATCACCGCAGCCGTCCAGCGCGCCGGGCCCGAAACCGTCGGCAGCTAATGGCTCTCTCGCTGTTCAGGACGGTCCGCGGCCGCCTGCTGGCACTGATGGTTGCGATCGTCCTGCCGATAGCCTGCCTCACGGCAGCGGCGGCGGTCGCGACCTACCGAACGGTCTTCGAGGCGATCCAGACGTCGCACACGCGGGCGGCCGATGATTTCGCCGTGCGCGCCCGCGTCTGGTATCGCGGCGCGCTGCGTTCGCTGGTCGCCAGCGCTACGGCACTCCGTGCCATGCCACCGCCTTCGGAATCTTGCGACCGGGTCGCCGAGAGGGCGATCGCCGCAGTCTCGGGCTATGAGGCTCTGTTGTTGCGGGTTTCGGGCCGGCCGGATTGCCTCGGCGGGCTGGACGGCAGCATTGCCCATAGCGAGCTCGCGGCAATCACCAGCCAACTCGCAACCCTCCCACCCATCAAGCTCTGGGGCGGCACCGAATTCGCAAAGGCCCGCTACGATCAGGTCGCGATCGCGGGTCGTTCTTATCTCGCCATCTACACTCAGTTCGACGAAGGCGACGCCCTCCTGCTGACCAAGCCGGACCCGCTCGACGATGTCTTCGACCTCGGTAGCGGCGATCCCGGCATGATGGCGGCGCTGGTCCGAAGGGGCGGCGAGGTCGTGGTGGCGCGCGGCGGCGCGCAGGCTGATGCATCATGGCTCCCAAAGGCTGAGATAGTGCCGGAACTGGCAGCGCTTTGGACGGCCTCAAGCCGGGCCGGGTCAGGCCGGGCCTACGCCGCCCGCATGGTGGCCGAACCGGACCTCTACGTCGTCGTAAGCTTCGACGGCAAAGCCGAGCAAGCCGCAACGACCCTGTTCTACACCTTGCTGCTGGCGCCATTGCTGACCCTCGCTTTGCTCGGGCTGGTCTACATGAAGGCGATCGACCAGCATTGCGTCCGCTGGTTGCGCGGCATCGAAGCGACCGCCCGGGCTAGATCCAGTTCGGCCAGCGCCCGCGTCCCGCTCTCGGATGAGATGCCACGCGATATTCGCAGCGTCGCCGAAGCGTTCAATACGATGGTTGACGAGCAGGAGGTGCGCCAGAGCAAGCTCAGGCTCGCGCTCGACGACAACCGTTTCCTGGTCCGCGAGCTGCATCACCGGGTCAAGAACAGCCTGCAGGTGGTGCAGAGCTATATCGGCCTCACCAAGCGCGACCATCAGGGCGAGGCGCGCATGGCGCTTTCGGACGCCGAATGCCGCGTCCACGTGCTGTCCGCGGCCTATCGTTTCACCCTCGCCGACGGCGAGATGCAGCCGGTGCGCATCGACCTCTTCCTCGATGACGTCGTCGCGATGATTTCGAGCCTGATCCTTGCCCGGACGCAGCGATTGGAGAGCCGGATCGAAACGGAAGCTGCCCTGCCGATCGACCGCATCATCCCGCTCGGCTTCCTGATCGTCGATGTGATCACCCGCGCGCTGCGGGCCGCTCCCGGCATCGGCATCGACCTTGCCGTGACGCATGCCGGAGAGAACCTCATCGACATCGCGATCACAACCGATCGCGATGCTCCGCGGATCGCGCCGCCACGTCTGTTCGCCGGGCTGCTGATGCAGATCGAGGCGGTCGAGATCAGCCCGCCGCAAGGCCGGAGTCTCGGCGTCTGGCGGCTCGGCTATGGCGTGCCGCAAAAGGGCAACGAAGGTCAGCCCAGCCCTTCCGCCGGCGTGATCGCCACTCCGACGCTGAGCCCGATGAAAGCCCCGGTCGGACCGACATAGCTACCGGAGATCGGCGAGGCGTCCTCCGGCACCCGCGCCACCGCGACGCGCAGCAATTGCCGGTCGGCGACGAGGTCGTTGGTCGGATCGAACTCGACCCAACCGTCATTGGGGATGAAGACATCGGCCCAGGCATGGGTCAGCCCGGCTACGGAGGCCATTGCTCCGCTCTCCGGCGAACGGTCATGGATGTAGCCGGTGACGAAGCGAGCGGCGAAGCCGAGCCGGCGCGCCAGCTCGATGAACAGCCAAGCATAATCGCGGCAAGAGCCTGCCGCCATCTGCAGCGTGTCGAGCGGGTGCTGCGTACCCTCGTCATAGCGAACGGCATAAGTCAGGCCGGTGCTGATTTCGTGCGCCAGCGCCCGAAGCAGATGGCCGCCATTCAACCGTGCCCTGAATTCCTGCAACCAGGCATCGAGGGCGCCGTCGGGATCGGCAGCGGCCAGATCGAGATAGGGCTGGAGCACGGCGCGCTCGGCCGGCGTATAGCTGATTTCCGAACTCTCGATGTCGGGCTCCACTCTGCTGCGCGGCAAGGCCGAGCCGAAGCGCTGGACAACAAGCTCGCTGACGACGTCGAGCGTGTCGGAGCTGCCAGCGAACGTCGCCATAGCGACTGGATTGCCATACGCATCGTGCATCCAGCGCAGATTAGCTTGCGGTGAAATCGTGATCGCCGTGTCGATCACACGAAGATCGAAGGAATCGCGCGGGCGCAGCATCAGCCGATGCGGGCCGAAACTGACCGGCGCGGCATAGCGATAGGTCG is drawn from Bosea sp. Tri-49 and contains these coding sequences:
- a CDS encoding transglutaminase family protein — translated: MYLRIRHATTYRYAAPVSFGPHRLMLRPRDSFDLRVIDTAITISPQANLRWMHDAYGNPVAMATFAGSSDTLDVVSELVVQRFGSALPRSRVEPDIESSEISYTPAERAVLQPYLDLAAADPDGALDAWLQEFRARLNGGHLLRALAHEISTGLTYAVRYDEGTQHPLDTLQMAAGSCRDYAWLFIELARRLGFAARFVTGYIHDRSPESGAMASVAGLTHAWADVFIPNDGWVEFDPTNDLVADRQLLRVAVARVPEDASPISGSYVGPTGAFIGLSVGVAITPAEGLG
- a CDS encoding NepR family anti-sigma factor: MNLMNADPPEAARAETDEDVVLDPRVQESIGRSLKAHYEDLVTAPIPDRFLALLAQLEATERRLSTEDGANERS
- a CDS encoding sensor histidine kinase; translation: MALSLFRTVRGRLLALMVAIVLPIACLTAAAAVATYRTVFEAIQTSHTRAADDFAVRARVWYRGALRSLVASATALRAMPPPSESCDRVAERAIAAVSGYEALLLRVSGRPDCLGGLDGSIAHSELAAITSQLATLPPIKLWGGTEFAKARYDQVAIAGRSYLAIYTQFDEGDALLLTKPDPLDDVFDLGSGDPGMMAALVRRGGEVVVARGGAQADASWLPKAEIVPELAALWTASSRAGSGRAYAARMVAEPDLYVVVSFDGKAEQAATTLFYTLLLAPLLTLALLGLVYMKAIDQHCVRWLRGIEATARARSSSASARVPLSDEMPRDIRSVAEAFNTMVDEQEVRQSKLRLALDDNRFLVRELHHRVKNSLQVVQSYIGLTKRDHQGEARMALSDAECRVHVLSAAYRFTLADGEMQPVRIDLFLDDVVAMISSLILARTQRLESRIETEAALPIDRIIPLGFLIVDVITRALRAAPGIGIDLAVTHAGENLIDIAITTDRDAPRIAPPRLFAGLLMQIEAVEISPPQGRSLGVWRLGYGVPQKGNEGQPSPSAGVIATPTLSPMKAPVGPT
- a CDS encoding sigma-70 family RNA polymerase sigma factor — encoded protein: MVPMSAADFKEGLIAEIPNLRAFAASLSGSMQLADDLVQDTLLKAWGNAEKFQPGTSLRAWLFTILRNTYYSLYRKRGREVQDSDGTYADRLATHGNQESHLDLADFRKALAKLPEEQREVLIMVGATGLSYEETAEICGVAIGTIKSRVNRARAKLAELLSIGGVDDLGPDRRITAAVQRAGPETVGS